In Nostoc edaphicum CCNP1411, the sequence CCAACCACCAGGTTTTTGAGTACCAAAAGTACCACGATAGAGAATTTTTCCCGCCTTTTGCTCTGCCAAATAACCAGTTGTGCGGACAAAGCGGTTGCGAAAATGGGCACGGCCGTTAGTAAAGGTAATTTTGCTAATCATCCCATCTCCATCAAAGGGGTGATGAAGAAATTGCCCATTCACATCCAGTAAACCAGGGCCATTTCTAAACAGCGTACCTTGCAATTCTGTAGGAATTTGCCCTTCTATATCATCAATCCAATAATCAAATTCTTGGGTGAGAGATTGATATCCTCCTTGCCAGTCTGCACGAGTGTAGGATTTTTCTGTAACTAAGCTCTCTTGACTTTTAAAACTCTGCATATACTTGGTTTATTATTGTTACCTGACAAAAAAATACGTAGCCGCTAAAATTAATTTTTTTGCAACTTTATGCCGCCAGTTACTACAACAGCAAAGCAGCAGACTGGCTTGAATTTGCATGAGATTTCTTACACTATTCCACTATTTTCGACTCTGATTCTCTCAGTACCAACTCAGACATCAAATCAGGCAAAAACGGTTGTTCAGAATCTTTGGCTGTCTCAGTTTGTTCCTCAGCAGCAGGTAGCCAGTTGATAAATGGTAGAGGTAACAGCGTGCTGAGGTTAGTAATTACCACCAATAGCCAAAGTGACTCAAAGTTAGTTGCGGTGATCCCCAGCCAATAGGTGATTAATGCCCCGAATGCATGGGAAACCGTTGCTGCTGAATTAAACACCGACATTAACAAGGCAAATAATGTCGCTTCCACTCCAGGAGGACAAAGCCTTGCTGCTAGAACCATCACTTGCATAAAGGCAATTTTCCCCATCACAGTGAGAATAAGACTATCACCTAAGCTAAACCAGTGGTCATCTATACCCAACAGCCTGTTTGTGTGAGTCACTAACAACAGCATTGTCATCCCTAACATTGAGGAAAGCACAGTACTCCAAGCAAAAATCACCCGAAAAGGGATGCTCTTGAGGAAACGTTGAAAAATCCAAACACCTGCTAAAGAAGCGAAACTTCCCACCAAGTTTACTCGCCCCAAAAATTCTGGTTCAAAGTGGAGTTCGTTGGTAGCGAAGTAGAAAAAGGCTGAGTCAGCATTTGGGGTAGCTTGCCAGATGAAGACAAACACCGTTGGTAGCCAAATTGTTTTTTGGGTAATGGCTTGGCGTAGCTGCTTCAGTTGATCTTTGATTGCTAAAGGGTTGGTGTGATTACTATCTTTAGTATCTTTGCTGACAGGGGACTCAGCAATTAACCAAGCTACCCCTGAGACGATGAGAGGGAAGAGGGCGGTAATTCCAAAGACAGTACGGGTAGTACAGTATTGGAGCAACAGACCGCTAAAGTATGCTGTGATTAAACCTCCGATCGCAGAAGCACCCCAGCATAGAGATTGTAATGAACCTGCTTTTGCTTGGGATTC encodes:
- a CDS encoding folate/biopterin family MFS transporter; translation: MVLQSSGLSKIKDSLTQKIFLGNEPNAELIAILTVYFVQGILGLSRLAVSFFLKDELLLSPVEVSALLGIVFLPWMIKPVFGFISDGLPIFGYRRRPYLILSGILGTASWVSLATIVHTSWAATLAIALGSLSVAMSDVIVDSLVVERARGESQAKAGSLQSLCWGASAIGGLITAYFSGLLLQYCTTRTVFGITALFPLIVSGVAWLIAESPVSKDTKDSNHTNPLAIKDQLKQLRQAITQKTIWLPTVFVFIWQATPNADSAFFYFATNELHFEPEFLGRVNLVGSFASLAGVWIFQRFLKSIPFRVIFAWSTVLSSMLGMTMLLLVTHTNRLLGIDDHWFSLGDSLILTVMGKIAFMQVMVLAARLCPPGVEATLFALLMSVFNSAATVSHAFGALITYWLGITATNFESLWLLVVITNLSTLLPLPFINWLPAAEEQTETAKDSEQPFLPDLMSELVLRESESKIVE